atataaattcttaaaacaaacatgacaacatcacaaaatattcaaatttcattGCTTCAAATTGATCTAAATTTTCCTGCTAAATAAGATGTTATTGATAATGAAATTAGACGACAAATGAATTGTAGTTCTAGTTcaacaaatcatttattttttttatttaaatggtGCATAACTCCTTTATTTGGAtcttgatttttctcaatttggccTTCACATGTTTTGGTTGAGGCTTCTATTTTTACATCctttgaactttttgaaatgtcatcttccttgataaaatttgttgaatcttcaactttcaagattatttttgaattttttttcatcttttatttttaatttgtttgttgatattttttttcaaaatcagattttatagaataagtagtgaataaagaaagtagttaattaatgaatgaagtACTCTCCTAATGAAATTAATTACTTATAGATTTCCTAGGTTAGTCAaagtaaatacattttcaagattaattaatcaatcaatcaagggtataatgggcaaaatatggtaatttatgcataaattttataaaatgacatatattgtggtccaactatttttagaaaggGGTGACTTATAATATGGGTCGGAGGGAGTAGGATTAGGGGAGAATAGTAACCTCTAGTCCCCTTCTCTTGGGTGaggatattatttattttgatcgACTTTATGTTAAGTACGAAAGATGATTagcgaaaaaagaaaaaaaaatagtatgttCTCTTATATATGACATTAaccttttaatttcttcttgatAATTTTGTGACGAAGTTGTGGATCCCTCCAGATTCCTCTTTGTATTATTGTGTACAAGTGACAATGACATGTCAAATAAGAATCCTGAATTATTTTAGGtaggaaaagaaataattgaTTCTATATTTTgctttttatataatttcacGTGAATAGAATCTCTCTTTAcgtttttttgttttacttcaGATCCTTGGaagtttaaattttcttatCCAAAATGTGTACTCAATAGAGTTCaaattatgtatttctttatatatgtttttattttagatGCAATGACTATTAGAGTAATTTAGATTGAGTATTTCctctttttcaaatcaaatttgtaAACATAATTAAGGGAAACttcatcattaatttttattcaaataaaaaagtttagCCTCTAATATAATGGATTCCTGTAAGTTGTCTTTTACAAGTTTGACCTGTAAAAAAATGATACAAAGAATTGGACCTTAAACCTGAAAAGTCTAAAACATTTCAATATTTCATCGACCCAATGGATTTACAATCTCAGAGAAAATGGCAACGTTGTTCAATTTGGCACTCCTACTGACCGACATGGATATACCATTGCTTGTCAGTTTTCTTTCAACTTCACTTATCTCATCTTCATTCGTCCTTACATTAGCATCACCATTAATAATCAATGGAAAAGAAGGGTTTACGTATCCATCCACCTCATTATCTGCACCCTCTTGGAGCTGTAATGCAAATTCTAAACTTCTCACAACATCACCCATTGATGGCCTTTCGACGCCTTGTTCCCTCAAACAATGATATGCCAATTCTGCAAACTTGCTTAAGCATTCTGGGGCTATTTGTCCTTTCAAGTTAGGATCAattatttcttcaacatttcTTTTTTCACAACTCCTACAAGCCCACTCAGCCAAATTCACTTGCCCAGTTGGCAAGTTTGGATTTATTGCTGGCCTACCACATAACACTTCAAACAGAACCGCCCCAAATGAATAAACATCTGATTTTACTGTCAATCGTTGGCGCTTGTAGTATTCAGGATCTACGTACCCAAAACTTCCTTTCACTGCAGTGCTAACATGGGTAGTATCTGTCCCATCTACTGAACCTACTTTGGACAACCCAAAATCAGACACCTTGGCAACCCATTTATCATCCAATAGGATGTTAGTTGACTTGACATCACGGTGAATGATCGTATGTTTGGTACCTATAGCAACAAAATCAACTTTCATCAAGTAATTTACTCAAAATTAAACATATTGGATTGTAAATTGGTTGTTGGCTTGACATAAAACCCGAAATGACTCATCAAACTATTCAATCAAAACATGTCAAAATGCAACTCGAACAAACAAAATCCAATTTGGGAGGTTGAGTCGTGTTCTGCATTTGACCCAATATTTGACCCGTTTTTTGATCTATTCTGacccaataattttttaccaaacaaaaaatatgtatatcatTAGTTACCTGAATGGAGGTAATATAATCCTTTAGCTGCACCAATGCAAATGTCAAGGCGTTTCTTCCATGGAAGAGGAGCATTGTCAGTGTTGTACAAGTGATCACGGAGGGTTCCATTAGCCATGTAATCATAAACCAAGATCATCTCATTCTTATCATCACAATAACCAATTAAGGACACTAGCTGTCGATGTCTTAGCTTTGATGATAACATCTCAATCTCTGTTTGGAACTCGCGAATCCCTTGCTTTGATGAAGGATTTGATCTCTTGACTGCAACTGTGATTGTACCATTGTCGAGGTACCCTTTATAAACATTACCAAATCCTCCATATCCAATCAcaaatttttcatcaaaattgtcTGTTGCATTTTTTATCTCTGCTATTGAAAAGTGTCGGCACAGATCGGATGGTAGTGATGATGACTTGGGAATACTTGTACTATGATCTTTCCCCCCAGTTCGTCGGGAAATTAAGAAACCCAGGATTGAGAAAACAACAATACCACTAGTCACACCTGCGATGATAGCAACAATGATATGCCATgatattcttttcttgttgttgttgtttgggAGTGGTGGTGATTTGATCGAACCTTCTTCAGGATATGGAACGGCCAGATTTCCATTTGGATCGCTCAATTTGAAAATTTCCAAGCCATTTAACATAGCAATATCATACACAGCTCTAGTTTTCATGTTAGGTCCCAATTCAAGCCACACTTTGTCCTTGCTTAGCCGGACATCTGGGTCTCTCACAAACACCACGTAGTCTCTGTACGTTGTGAATCCCCCGCCACCACTTAGTCCAACTTGTTTTTCTGCCGTTTGTTTTCCAATGTATATGTAGAAAATCCTGTGGTTTGTTTCATTAACTTCCGGCTGATTCTGACAAAAATGGAGCCTGAAAAGATAATAGAAACCAGAATCTAGAGGGAATATCCAATCCAGGCTCTGGCTGTTATTGGCCATGGTCCTAGAGGTTAAGTAAACTATCCTGGGCGCAACATAAGGCGGAGTTTCAGTAGTGTAAGTGATGTTGACATCAAATTTAGGAGTTTGGAAGCCATATACAACAACAAATTCCTCATCTGAATCCCATACACGATACATCCCTGTATCCTCCGTGCTAGCAACTGAATGTCCTCCCACGTTCAGCCTGTACAAAGTTTCAAGAGCAGTGTTGTTATTGATGGAATAAGGATCAGTCTGGCCAACCAATTTGATGTGATTATCTCCACCGAGGTAAAGATTGGTGGGCATGGAAACTATCTCAATCCCATTAACAAAAGCATAAGAGTTTGGCGAGGGAGAAAAGGTTACATAGAGTATCTGAGTTTCATTAACATTAATGACAAATTCTTTTCGAACAGCTTTACTAGAATTGTTACTTGCAGAGACTGTGTAGAAAGCGCTGAAGTTACTCAAGAGGGTAAACTGATTAGCAGTGACTGAAAANTTCAAGAGCAGTGTTGTTATTGATGGAATAAGGATCAGTCTGGCCAACCAATTTGATGTGATTATCTCCACCGAGGTAAAGATTGGTGGGCATGGAAACTATCTCAATCCCATTAACAAAAGCATAAGAGTTTGGCGAGGGAGAAAAGGTTATATAGAGTATCTGAGTTTCATTAACATTAATGACAAATTCTTTTCGTACAGCTTTACTAGAATTGGTACTTGCAGAGACTGTGTAGAAAGCGCTGAAGTTACTCAAGAGGGTAAAATGATTAGCAGTGACTGAAAAAAAAGATTCTGATTTGTCGTAGCCAGAGTAATCGGCGGGGTAAAAATAGAGACGGAGGAATTTGGCTCCAGGGGAAACACGAAAAGTGTAGGTGAATTGAGATAGCATAATACGGGTGCCTGTCATATAAGGAACTCTATTGACTGAAAGGTCTTGTTCAGAAGCTGTGGTTGTTGTGGATATTCCTGAAAAGTTGTAAGGTAGGAAATTTGGGTAGTGGGCATCTGTATACCATTGACGGCCATTGATATCTTCAATGGGGGCTGCTAATTTTGTGCCTTCCAATACTCTGCCACAATTCAGCAAAAGATTGTCTGTGGCATTGTAATCGTACTGTGGCGTGAGAGTCATAGTGACTGTCATTAGATGTAATAGGAGAGAGGAAATCAGAGCAATGAATAACATGGCGTTGTTCTGAAATTTCTCTGCTATTTGGTGTACAGATATCTACTTCTTCAATGATCAAGTCATTCtgttatttcaatttttctgtATTAAAAACTGATGGTCACCTAGACCATTTTGTTCAAGTTTTGTACAAAAACAAATACCAAAATTATAGTAACTGATATAAAAatctatttattattatgtGTGTAACTAAAGTTAACAAAGATACAAAGCAAAATTGATCatctttaagtttttttttttcctttagcaTTTTAAGAGCATATTTGACATTGTTGTTAGATGCcaaaaaaacacttattttgagaaaaaaataatatttttattgaaaattaaGTGTTtggcaaaattataaattgctTTTAAATGGAAGCAAAAACTGTTTCTCTGGTGGCCGAAAAGAAGCTTAAAATTTCTGCaagcaaaaaaattatttttttcaagactAAAATATATCTTccctatatatacatatttactaATGTAGCATATCTCATAGGTTTATTAAGtttatgataaatttatattttattttatgtttaaatggagtattattttatatattattttacataattagaaaaaaaggtAACAATAATATCTTCGcaagattagaaaagaaaataacaattaaagatttagTCCTCCCAAAAAAGgtataatattaattgaaaatttgaatacatacattttaatttaattaaaaaatttataatagttctttctataaaataatcttaatatcaAAAGTACATTGACACTTgctattttttgtaatttgactctcaaaagcatttttttagaaaagattAATCACTTACCGTTTgcttatgaaaaaaaaatattttttaaataaattaaccaaacacaaattattgtattttttaaaagtacttttctaaaaattaatttaaaaaaagtacGTGTAGAAATAAATAGTACTCCTAGTTTTTAAACCC
The Solanum stenotomum isolate F172 chromosome 12, ASM1918654v1, whole genome shotgun sequence DNA segment above includes these coding regions:
- the LOC125847475 gene encoding receptor-like protein kinase FERONIA, whose product is MLFIALISSLLLHLMTVTMTLTPQYDYNATDNLLLNCGRVLEGTKLAAPIEDINGRQWYTDAHYPNFLPYNFSGISTTTTASEQDLSVNRVPYMTGTRIMLSQFTYTFRVSPGAKFLRLYFYPADYSGYDKSESFFSVTANHFTLLSNFSAFYTVSASTNSSKAVRKEFVINVNETQILYITFSPSPNSYAFVNGIEIVSMPTNLYLGGDNHIKLVVSVTANQFTLLSNFSAFYTVSASNNSSKAVRKEFVINVNETQILYVTFSPSPNSYAFVNGIEIVSMPTNLYLGGDNHIKLVGQTDPYSINNNTALETLYRLNVGGHSVASTEDTGMYRVWDSDEEFVVVYGFQTPKFDVNITYTTETPPYVAPRIVYLTSRTMANNSQSLDWIFPLDSGFYYLFRLHFCQNQPEVNETNHRIFYIYIGKQTAEKQVGLSGGGGFTTYRDYVVFVRDPDVRLSKDKVWLELGPNMKTRAVYDIAMLNGLEIFKLSDPNGNLAVPYPEEGSIKSPPLPNNNNKKRISWHIIVAIIAGVTSGIVVFSILGFLISRRTGGKDHSTSIPKSSSLPSDLCRHFSIAEIKNATDNFDEKFVIGYGGFGNVYKGYLDNGTITVAVKRSNPSSKQGIREFQTEIEMLSSKLRHRQLVSLIGYCDDKNEMILVYDYMANGTLRDHLYNTDNAPLPWKKRLDICIGAAKGLYYLHSGTKHTIIHRDVKSTNILLDDKWVAKVSDFGLSKVGSVDGTDTTHVSTAVKGSFGYVDPEYYKRQRLTVKSDVYSFGAVLFEVLCGRPAINPNLPTGQVNLAEWACRSCEKRNVEEIIDPNLKGQIAPECLSKFAELAYHCLREQGVERPSMGDVVRSLEFALQLQEGADNEVDGYVNPSFPLIINGDANVRTNEDEISEVERKLTSNGISMSVSRSAKLNNVAIFSEIVNPLGR